In Pectinophora gossypiella chromosome 1, ilPecGoss1.1, whole genome shotgun sequence, one genomic interval encodes:
- the LOC126367938 gene encoding pre-mRNA-splicing factor CWC25 homolog isoform X2, whose protein sequence is MKNQERVWKAEQAAAEEKKRILELQHERAAERDRTELNDLAKRSAGGSSANDDRLHWMYDKPDKKAQHEDYLLGKAIEKNYDQPEKSDDVIPAVARRVVGSSMLASGGDTQVDLARKMREDPLLLVKERERAARAALLNNPLHRKKLTELLRKEQEQKGSKLKKKSKKKDNDLDNKLSAKLNALGGEKGIDLAALLASEDSSSSSESSSEEERKKKKKKKKAEKTKKSKKLKKKKKQSHSEDSESSDDDKKLEQKSKDREKKSSMKKVKKSKKSKDTDSEDDRKSKHKLRDKDGRENFPDRPNRKRISENDVFDIDVLSKKSRKETSDSQRSRRRDSSEDRRDSRRTPERREKRREKSNDDGRWKARKGFSSEERAARLAAMAAAGAERELQRGRRVAQQRAADAAERPAHAAHRSEARALPDSLESRIHSNRHYIQRNSRHMNEHFARR, encoded by the exons ATGAAGAATCAGGAACGCGTATGGAAGGCAGAACAGGCAGCAGCTGAGGAAAAGAAGCGAATATTAGAGCTGCAGCATGAGCGGGCTGCAGAGAGAGACCGCACCGAACTTAATGACTTAGCTAAACGAAGTGCTGGGGGCAGTAGTGCCAATGATGACAGATTACATTGGATGTATGAT AAACCTGACAAAAAAGCCCAACATGAGGATTATTTGCTTGGAAAAGCTATTGAAAAAAACTATGATCAGCCTGAGAAGTCCGATGATGTTATACCAGCTGTGGCTAGACGTGTTGTAGGATCCAGCATGCTGGCATCTGGTGGTGATACTCAGGTGGACCTGGCACGAAAAATGAGAGAAGACCCTCTGTTACTAGTAAAAGAACGAGAGCGAGCAGCTCGTGCTGCTTTGTTAAATAATCCTTTGCATCGAAAGAAATTAACAGAGTTATTAAGAAAAGAACAA GAGCAAAAGGGAAGTAAACTTAAAAAGAAATCTAAAAAGAAAGATAATGATTTGGACAACAAGTTGTCTGCCAAGCTAAATGCTTTAGGGGGCGAAAAAGGGATTGATTTAGCAGCTTTACTGGCTTCTGAAGATTCCAGTTCCAGTTCAGAGTCCTCTAGTGAGGAagagagaaaaaagaaaaagaagaagaaaaaggctgaaaaaacaaaaaagtcaaagaaacttaaaaaaaagaagaaacaatCACATTCAGAAGATAGTGAATCATCAGATGATGATAAAAAACTAGAACAGAAATCAAAagatagagaaaagaaaagTAGTATGAAAAAGGTTAAGAAGTCAAAGAAGTCTAAGGACACAGATTCCGAAGATGACAGAAAATCAAAGCATAAGTTACGAGACAAGGATGGAAGAGAAAATTTTCCAGATAGGCCCAATAGAAAACGGATAAGCGAAAATGACGTTTTTGACATTGATGTTTTAAGTAAAAAGAGCAGAAAAGAAACATCCGATAGTCAGAGGTCGCGGCGACGGGACAGCAGCGAAGATAGGAGAGATTCTAGGAGAACACCCGAGCGAAGAGAAAAAAGAAGAGAAAAGAGCAACGACGATGGCAGATGGAAGGCTCGAAAAGGCTTTAGCTCGGAAGAGCGCGCGGCGCGGCTGGCGGCcatggcggcggcgggcgccgaGCGCGAGCTGCAGCGCGGCCGCCGCGTGGCGCAGCAGCGCGCCGCCGACGCCGCCGAGCGGCCCGCCCACGCCGCCCACCGCAGCGAGGCGCGCGCCCTGCCCGACTCCCTCGAGAGCCGCATACACTCCAACAGGCATTACATCCAACGTAACAGCAGGCACATGAATGAGCATTTCGCCAGGAGGTGA
- the LOC126367938 gene encoding pre-mRNA-splicing factor CWC25 homolog isoform X1, producing the protein MGGGDLNSKKSWHPNTMKNQERVWKAEQAAAEEKKRILELQHERAAERDRTELNDLAKRSAGGSSANDDRLHWMYDKPDKKAQHEDYLLGKAIEKNYDQPEKSDDVIPAVARRVVGSSMLASGGDTQVDLARKMREDPLLLVKERERAARAALLNNPLHRKKLTELLRKEQEQKGSKLKKKSKKKDNDLDNKLSAKLNALGGEKGIDLAALLASEDSSSSSESSSEEERKKKKKKKKAEKTKKSKKLKKKKKQSHSEDSESSDDDKKLEQKSKDREKKSSMKKVKKSKKSKDTDSEDDRKSKHKLRDKDGRENFPDRPNRKRISENDVFDIDVLSKKSRKETSDSQRSRRRDSSEDRRDSRRTPERREKRREKSNDDGRWKARKGFSSEERAARLAAMAAAGAERELQRGRRVAQQRAADAAERPAHAAHRSEARALPDSLESRIHSNRHYIQRNSRHMNEHFARR; encoded by the exons atgggCGGTGGAGATTTG AATTCGAAGAAATCATGGCACCCAAATACTATGAAGAATCAGGAACGCGTATGGAAGGCAGAACAGGCAGCAGCTGAGGAAAAGAAGCGAATATTAGAGCTGCAGCATGAGCGGGCTGCAGAGAGAGACCGCACCGAACTTAATGACTTAGCTAAACGAAGTGCTGGGGGCAGTAGTGCCAATGATGACAGATTACATTGGATGTATGAT AAACCTGACAAAAAAGCCCAACATGAGGATTATTTGCTTGGAAAAGCTATTGAAAAAAACTATGATCAGCCTGAGAAGTCCGATGATGTTATACCAGCTGTGGCTAGACGTGTTGTAGGATCCAGCATGCTGGCATCTGGTGGTGATACTCAGGTGGACCTGGCACGAAAAATGAGAGAAGACCCTCTGTTACTAGTAAAAGAACGAGAGCGAGCAGCTCGTGCTGCTTTGTTAAATAATCCTTTGCATCGAAAGAAATTAACAGAGTTATTAAGAAAAGAACAA GAGCAAAAGGGAAGTAAACTTAAAAAGAAATCTAAAAAGAAAGATAATGATTTGGACAACAAGTTGTCTGCCAAGCTAAATGCTTTAGGGGGCGAAAAAGGGATTGATTTAGCAGCTTTACTGGCTTCTGAAGATTCCAGTTCCAGTTCAGAGTCCTCTAGTGAGGAagagagaaaaaagaaaaagaagaagaaaaaggctgaaaaaacaaaaaagtcaaagaaacttaaaaaaaagaagaaacaatCACATTCAGAAGATAGTGAATCATCAGATGATGATAAAAAACTAGAACAGAAATCAAAagatagagaaaagaaaagTAGTATGAAAAAGGTTAAGAAGTCAAAGAAGTCTAAGGACACAGATTCCGAAGATGACAGAAAATCAAAGCATAAGTTACGAGACAAGGATGGAAGAGAAAATTTTCCAGATAGGCCCAATAGAAAACGGATAAGCGAAAATGACGTTTTTGACATTGATGTTTTAAGTAAAAAGAGCAGAAAAGAAACATCCGATAGTCAGAGGTCGCGGCGACGGGACAGCAGCGAAGATAGGAGAGATTCTAGGAGAACACCCGAGCGAAGAGAAAAAAGAAGAGAAAAGAGCAACGACGATGGCAGATGGAAGGCTCGAAAAGGCTTTAGCTCGGAAGAGCGCGCGGCGCGGCTGGCGGCcatggcggcggcgggcgccgaGCGCGAGCTGCAGCGCGGCCGCCGCGTGGCGCAGCAGCGCGCCGCCGACGCCGCCGAGCGGCCCGCCCACGCCGCCCACCGCAGCGAGGCGCGCGCCCTGCCCGACTCCCTCGAGAGCCGCATACACTCCAACAGGCATTACATCCAACGTAACAGCAGGCACATGAATGAGCATTTCGCCAGGAGGTGA